A window from Labrus mixtus chromosome 14, fLabMix1.1, whole genome shotgun sequence encodes these proteins:
- the tmem135 gene encoding transmembrane protein 135, which produces MAVLSKLPHNCYEIGHTWSPSCVQSAVDITRGALEVSFKIYAPLYLIAAVLRRRKKDYYLKRLLPEILWSTSFLTANGGLYIVFFCILRKLLGGFYSWSAGFGSALPASYIAILLERKSRRGLLTIYMTNLATETLFRMAVTRGIVTPIKHGEVLLFCITSSLYMYFFRSQDGLKGFAFSALKFIIGKEEIPTHPVTAEHICPRPQERAAAIEAEDRQVSAERPSSRRKTLVAYARELLESICKKGPRHRCCKHYQDNCISYCVKGFVRMFSVGYLIQCCLKVPSAFRQMFSKPSRLPSLFYNKENFQLGAFLGSFVSIYKGASCLLRWVRNIDDELNALIAGFLAGTSMFFYKSTTISMYLFTKLVETMYFKGIEAGRFPYFPHADTVLYAISTAICFQAAVMEVQNLRPTYWKFLLRLTKGRFALMHRQLLDVFGTQASRDFKGFVPKLDPRFTTVLPPGADFTLG; this is translated from the exons ATGGCTGTGCTCAGTAAGCTACCCCACAACTGCTACGAGATCGGTCACACCTGGAGCCCCTCATGTGTGCAGTCTGCTGTGGACATAACCAGGGGTGCTCTCGAGGTCTCCTTTAAAATATACGCCCCCCTTTACCTG aTAGCAGCAGTTCTAAGGAGAAGGAAGAAGGATTACTATTTAAAAAGGCTTCTCCCTGAGATCCTGTGGTCTACCTCTTTCCTCACTGCCAATGGAGGTCTCTACATTGTTTTCTTCTGCATTCTCAG GAAACTGTTGGGAGGATTCTACTCCTGGTCGGCCGGCTTTGGCTCGGCACTGCCTGCATCCTATATCGCAATTCTCCTGGAGCGCAAGAGCAG GAGAGGGCTGCTGACAATATACATGACCAATCTA GCCACAGAGACTCTGTTCCGCATGGCGGTGACACGAGGCATCGTCACACCAATCAAACATGGAGAG GTGCTTCTGTTCTGCATCACTTCATCGCTCTACATGTACTTCTTCAG gagTCAAGATGGTCTAAAAGGCTTTGCATTCTCTGCATTGAA GTTCATCATCGGCAAAGAAGAGATTCCGACTCACCCTGTCACGGCAGAACACATCTGCCCCAGGCCCCAGGAGAGAGCGGCTGCTATAGAGGCCGAGGACAGACAAGTGTCAGCAGAGAGGCCGAGCTCCAGGAGGAAAACTCTGGTGGCCTACGCGAGGGAACTGCTCGAATCAAT ATGCAAAAAAGGTCCAAGACACAGATGTTGTAAACACTACCAAGACAACTGCATTTCCTATTGTGTCAAA GGTTTTGTCAGGATGTTCAGTGTCGGCTACCTGATTCAGTGTTGTCTCAAAGTGCCCTCAGCGTTCAGGCAGATGTTCTCCAAACCCTCTCGGCTCCCTTCCCTCTTCTACAACAAAGAGAACTTCCAGCTTGGGGCATTTCTAGGATCGTTTGTCAGCATCTACAAG GGAGCGAGCTGTTTGCTGCGCTGGGTGCGTAACATTGATGATGAACTCAACGCACTGATTGCCG GCTTCCTGGCTGGTACTTCAATGTTCTTCTACAAAAGCACGACCATATCCATGTATCTCTTCACTAAGCTGGTGGAG acCATGTACTTTAAGGGCATCGAGGCCGGACGGTTCCCTTACTTTCCCCACGCAGACACTGTCCTGTACGCCATCTCCACTGCTATCTGTTTCCAAGCT GCTGTGATGGAAGTGCAGAACCTCAGGCCCACATACTGGAAGTTCCTGTTGCGTTTAACAAAGGGCAG GTTTGCTCTGATGCACCGACAGTTGCTCGATGTGTTCGGGACTCAGGCCTCCAGGGACTTTAAAGGCTTTGTGCCCAAACTGGACCCTCGTTTCACCACGGTGCTTCCACCAGGAGCCGACTTCACACTCGGATGA
- the ltn1 gene encoding E3 ubiquitin-protein ligase listerin encodes MGGKNKQRTKGNVRPSSSGRAAEVLTREGGVIPGFVGFDTALTSELSYVPAVHGAEEIDNLVDADFRLVLRKLSKRDGVTRLKAVQDFGSMCHERDAEEVKGVLPYWPRIYCKISVDHDRRIREATQQAFEQLVLKVRRSMAPFLKSLMGHWILSQCDPYTPAASAACQAFQAAFSPTKQPEALSFCKDEILNVLQDVLLKETAETLSDPQSVTEEEREAKYVRMLTSSLLGVKRLLSLLLQSDRTALEQRLAHLVNSGKFWKYSKHKTPQVRGAFFEMMCALCEFTPGLVQAEAARLCPAVLLSIDDTDPVVLPPVWEAVLHVVSTVPDCWSHVNAKKGFLPKLWTQLKEGGKGMAKALHPNLMPLLSKLPQEVTDPTLDFYTTFFTSFMQGLSSERALTSPSESAVIVTSLVECLRYCIVHNTEEEEPQKIRTMLISQQLLPLLEKALGNSSLQNGPLFLLVTEMLVSWEKKAGVQGAGEANGSKDVFKGLLADFWEGLGLIFVRYVDNEEADPQALEGVATLLQVMRYPDRVKRKHAQKKKSVKICFSKPEDNEKTGVDGDAVERPVQTEPEPVNERVCSPQTQHFEDAVCQLAQLCLVHVNEKKSEKHLVFLSLLLRSFHTPRVFSTLVELDDEVKDAEHHEVVNIQNPAMQFLLEHVVVWLAEKGRLDTEHLVEMVFSSLYCCSSQETTRILNHITTMDLQWGIILQIIQRACADPETLKSCRDWLRGSVLGERLLGLTEELCKVGNSSASSSSSASSHSWTLISLVLSQHHNNEPLIGEVYMEKILEKLHATLSEAKSLSDAGNMEPLISFICDVASTFFSSVQDCLLLRSAEELLFTVFQFTAKDQAHTHLSDVLLGKLRKVCISGVQSLTQQPDYEFEEEGFLHRAAHWVTNQLLTVSSIKSLQVLVLAVQSLVEAMISACDRDSPLLAHFFTALMPSQTEWTRIRQALPPQWIKTPLLSGQYRGVFEKPTMDMWKSRLSTKLPAHLCVCALLGRVARTVAGDQEEAECSSHLPNLKYTASELLYALQWCKEAEYGPALVSAYHSLLGDWGLSEGLDSLVPMKELLETIYLRSVECGGLWSLTLENYIQTNNLAATHTSTVRKLYGSADSLFPVSQSKLSTLQVLCPTMTKEDRDSLVALSTAGIINWQENDDVYGCLAVLMCCLKADTHVEEEVVLAILATVMEWRNSKEDWFLFASDLSKATAHQLNVTVEMMRFLSWLVARCPTVLGGGQWDFLLCSMLAWLETASENVSSLWNPWVQLFVCENATLIVKLNHFFTSSSPEVLEKLPAELAAEWKDFFVEGIYNLLLALPISITDTFTEPDDPVFPLAVLQSVGAALTYVPVQQLTQNSLPPKFIADQKTNLPEPLQTLLNTFCPLLLFKARPLQITVYHLLEKVMPQLPECDGEGDTSKSEDDRDEPCLSPPASLMAILSTCEELCDSILVGVQVGEFADVQPLSVEFSCILGYLLAWKLLLTFFKSSPSHLRAHYAQYLKRSCSLNKLLLHLFKLMPESPNYPLQGAETKESKTFFTESLSLAVDKSNSIEWELPHLACSVYYSTVQDLPAMVRLWWNSQEKRVSAAVEKFTTKYVSPVLSAQEISSVHSSTQMFESMTVKARSAAREVIATYSVDDIFIELVIQLPQNHPLGSITVESGRRVGVAVQQWRNWMLQLSTYLTHQNGSIMEGLALWKNNVDKRFEGIEDCMICFSVIHGSNYSLPKKGCRTCKKKFHSACLYKWFTSSNKSTCPLCRETFF; translated from the exons ATGGGGGGTAAAAATAAACAACGTACTAAAGGAAATGTTCGG CCGTCCAGTAGTGGCCGAGCTGCTGAGGTTCTTACCCGAGAAGGAGGCGTCATCCCGGGCTTTGTGGGCTTCGACACAGCGCTGACTTCCGAGCTGAGTTATGTTCCTGCTGTTCACGGAGCCGAGGAGATAGACAACCTGGTAGATGCTGACTTCAGACTGGTGCTCAGGAAACTCTCCAAGAGGGATGGTGTCACCAGACTGAAA gCTGTGCAGGACTTTGGGTCCATGTGTCATGAACGGGATGCTGAAGAGGTTAAGGGGGTCCTGCCATACTGGCCAAGGATTTACTGCAAGATCTCAGTG GACCATGACCGCAGGATCAGAGAGGCCACCCAGCAGGCCTTCGAGCAGCTGGTGCTGAAAGTACGACGCAGCATGGCGCCTTTTCTGAAGAGCTTGATGGGCCACTGGATTCTGTCCCAGTGTGACCCTTACACACCTGCAGCCTCCGCTGCCTGCCAGGCCTTCCAGGCTGCTTTCTCGCCCACCAAACAGCCAGAGGCTCTCAGCTTCTGCAAGGATGAGATCCTTAAC gtACTTCAAGATGTCTTGTTAAaggaaacagcagaaacacttAGTGATCCACA aagTGTGACcgaagaggaaagagaagctAAATATGTACGCATGCTGACCAGTTCTCTGTTGGGAGTGAAGAGACTGCTCTCACTGCTGCTCCAGAGTGACAGGACGGCCCTGGAGCAAAGACTAGCACATCTTGTGAATTCTGGGAAGTTCTGGAAGTACAGCAAACACAAGACACCACAG GTGCGAGGGGCATTTTTCGAGATGATGTGCGCTCTGTGTGAGTTCACCCCGGGACTGGTCCAGGCCGAAGCAGCACGACTCTGCCCTGCTGTTCTCCTCAGCATCGACGACACAGATCCTGTAGTGCTGCCTCCAGTGTGGGAAGCCGTCCTTCACGTCGTGTCAACAGTCCCT GACTGCTGGTCACATGTGAATGCCAAGAAGGGCTTCTTACCTAAACTCTGGACTCAACTGAAAGAGGGAGGTAAAGGCATGGCTAAAGCCCTCCATCCTAACCTAATGCCCCTCCTCAGCAAGCTGCCCCAAGAGGTCACTGATCCCACCCTGGACTTCTACACTACCTTCTTCACTTCATTCATGCAAGG TCTGTCCAGTGAGCGTGCCCTCACAAGCCCATCAGAAAGTGCTGTTATAGTGACTTCTCTTGTCGAGTGCTTGAGGTATTGCATCGTGCACaatacagaagaagaggagcctCAAAAAATACGGACCATGCTTATTTCACAGCAG CTCCTCCCCCTGCTGGAAAAGGCTCTCGGGAACTCCTCCCTCCAGAACGGCCCTCTTTTCCTTTTGGTCACAGAAATGCTTGTTTCCTGGGAGAAGAAGGCTGGTGTACAAGGAGCAGGTGAAGCAAATGGCAGCAAGGATGTCTTCAAAGGGCTCCTGGCAGACTTCTGGGAGGGGCTTGGTCTGATATTCGTGCGCTATGTGGACAATGAGGAAGCAGATCCGCAAGCTTTGGAAGGGGTAGCCACCTTGCTGCAG GTGATGCGTTACCCTGACAGAGTAAAACGAAAGCacgcacagaagaagaaatctgtCAAGATCTGCTTCTCTAAGCCAGAGGACAACGAGAAAACTGGAGTGGATGGGGATGCTGTGGAGAGGCCCGTACAGACGGAGCCTGAGCCTGTGAATGAGAGGGTCTGCTCTCCACAGACCCAGCATTTTGAGGATGCCGTGTGCCAGCTGGCCCAGCTGTGCCTGGTGCATGTGAATGAGAAGAAGTCGGAAAAACATCTCGTTTTCCTCTCCCTTCTCCTGCGGTCTTTCCACACTCCCAGGGTTTTCAGT ACATTGGTCGAGCTGGACGATGAAGTAAAGGACGCTGAGCATCATGAAGTGGTGAATATTCAAAATCCGGCGATGCAGTTCCTGTTGGAGCACGTGGTTGTTTGGCTGGCTGAGAAGGGACGTCTAGACACTGAGCATCTGGTGGAGATGGTCTTCAGCTCCCTCTACTGTTGCAGCTCGCAGGAGACCACCCGCATTCTCAACCACATCACCACG ATGGATTTACAGTGGGGAATAATCCTTCAAATCATACAAAGG gCATGTGCAGACCCTGAGACTCTTAAGAGCTGCAGGGATTGGCTGAGAGGTTCAGTTCTGGGTGAGCGGCTCCTGGGATTGACTGAGGAGCTGTGCAAAGTTGGAAACAGCTCTGCCAGTTCTAGCTCTTCTGCAAGCAGCCACAGTTGGACGCTTATCAGCCTTGTTCTCTCCCAACACCACaacaatg AGCCTCTTATAGGTGAGGTATACATGGAGAAGATCTTAGAGAAGCTCCATGCCACGCTGTCTGAGGCAAAGAGTCTGTCGGATGCAGGCAACATGGAGCCACTCATCTCGTTCATCTGCGACGTGGCCTccaccttcttctcctctgtacAAGACTGTCTTCTGCTGCGCTCTGCGGAGGAACTCCTGTTCACCGTCTTCCAGTTCACCGCCAAAGATCaagcacacactcacctgtctg ATGTACTTTTAGGTAAGCTGAGAAAAGTGTGTATATCCGGGGTCCAATCGTTGACCCAACAACCTGATTATGAGTTTGAAGAAGAAGGTTTCCTGCACAGGGCAGCCCATTGGGTGACAAACCAACTACTCACTGTCTCAAGCATAAAAAG TTTGCAGGTTCTGGTCCTGGCTGTGCAGAGCTTAGTGGAGGCAATGATCTCTGCCTGCGATCGAGACTCCCCCCTCCTCGCCCACTTCTTTACTGCACTGATGCCAAGCCAGACAGAATGGACAAGAATCAGACAAGCGTTACCTCCTCAG TGGATCAAAACTCCCTTACTGTCTGGTCAGTACAGAGGAGTTTTTGAAAAACCCACCATGGACATGTGGAAGTCAAGGCTGTCAACCAAGCTGCCGGCCCACCTGTGCGTGTGTGCCCTGCTGGGGAGGGTTGCTCGTACTGTGGCTGGTGACCAAGAAGAGGCAGAATGCTCGTCACATCTGCCAAACCTCAAgtacacag CCTCAGAGCTGTTGTATGCCCTGCAGTGGTGTAAGGAGGCAGAGTACGGCCCTGCCTTGGTGTCTGCCTACCACAGCCTGCTGGGTGACTGGGGGCTGTCAGAGGGACTCGACAGCCTTGTTCCAATGAAAGAACTGCTGGAGACTATTTACCTGAG ATCAGTCGAGTGTGGAGGTCTTTGGTCTCTGACCCTTGAAAACTACATCCAAACCAACAACTTGGCAGCCACTCACACTTCCACTGTGAGGAAGCTTTACGGCAGTGCAGACAG CTTGTTCCCAGTGTCCCAGAGCAAACTGAGCACGCTCCAGGTGCTCTGCCCGACCATGACTAAGGAGGACAGAGACTCTCTCGTCGCTCTGTCTACTGCTGGGATAATCAACTGGCAGGAGAATGACG aTGTGTACGGGTGTCTGGCGGTCCTGATGTGCTGTCTGAAAGCTGACACACATGTAGAGGAGGAGGTCGTTCTGGCGATCCTCGCCACCGTGATGGAGTGGCGGAACAGCAAGGAGGACTGGTTCCTCTTTGCCAG TGATCTGTCGAAAGCGACTGCACACCAGTTAAACGTCACAGTGGAGATGATGCGTTTCCTGTCCTGGCTGGTGGCTCGTTGCCCCACAGTTCTCGGAGGCGGCCAGTGGGACTTCTTGCTCTGCTCTATGTTAGCCTGGTTGGAG ACTGCCAGTGAGAACGTGAGCAGTCTCTGGAACCCATGggtgcagctgtttgtgtgtgagaatgcTACATTGATAGTGAAGCTGAACCACTTCTTCACATCGTCTTCGCCCGAGGTACTGGAGAAGCTGCCAGCAGAACTGGCTGCTGAATGGAAAGACTTCTTTGTTGAAGGGATCTACAACCTGCTGCTGGCTCTGCCTATCAGtatcacag ATACCTTTACTGAACCGGACGACCCCGTGTTTCCTTTGGCGGTGCTGCAGTCAGTTGGTGCAGCTCTGACATATGTTCCTGTGCAGCAGCTGACACAGAACTCACTACCCCCAAAGTTCATAGCGGACCAGAAAACAAACCTGCCAGAGCCCCTCCAGACGCTCCTCAACACCTTCTgccctctgctgctgtttaagGCCAGGCCTCTGCAGATCACAGTCTACCACTTGTTAGAAAA GGTAATGCCTCAGCTGCCCGAGTGTGATGGAGAAGGAGACACCAGCAAGTCAGAGGATGATAGAGACGAGCCATGTCT CTCTCCTCCAGCGTCTCTGATGGCCATTCTGTCGACCTGTGAGGAGCTGTGTGATAGCATCCTGGTGGGCGTCCAAGTAGGAGAGTTTGCAGATGTTCAGCCGCTCAGTGTGGAGTTCTCCTGCATCCTCGGCTACTTACTGGCCTGGAAGTTGCTCCTCACTTTTTTCAAATCCTCACCCTCCCAT CTGCGTGCCCATTATGCCCAGTATCTCAAGAGAAGCTGCTCCCTTAACAAGCTCCTCCTTCACCTTTTCAAACTGATGCCTGAGAGCCCAAACTACCCACTCCAGGGGGCAGAGACAAAGGAATCCAAAACCTTCTTTACAGAGAGCCTGTCTCTGGCAGTTGACA AGAGCAACAGTATTGAGTGGGAGCTCCCGCATCTTGCCTGCAGCGTGTACTACAGCACGGTGCAGGACCTGCCGGCCATGGTACGTCTGTGGTGGAACAGCCAGGAGAAGAGAGTGAGCGCCGCTGTGGAGAAGTTCACGACTAAATACGTCAGTCCTGTCCTATCAGCGCAGGAGATCTCATCTGTCCACTCCAGCACTCAAATGTTTGAAAGCATGACA GTGAAAGCCCGCTCAGCAGCACGGGAGGTGATTGCTACCTATTCTGTGGATGATATCTTCATTGAGTTGGTGATTCAGCTGCCGCAAAACCACCCTCTAGGCTCCATCACTGTCGAGAGTGGGCGGCGCGTTGGCGTTGCCGTACAGCAGTGGAGGAACTGGATGCTGCAACTGAGCACCTACCTCACACATCag aACGGCAGTATTATGGAGGGGCTGGCTCTGTGGAAGAACAACGTGGATAAACGCTTCGAGGGAATAGAGGATTGTATGATCTGTTTCTCCGTTATTCACGGCTCCAACTACTCCCTGCCCAAAAAGGGCTGCCGCACCTGCAAAAAGAAATTCCACTCAGCGTGTCTG TACAAATGGTTCACTTCCAGCAACAAGTCCACCTGCCCGCTGTGCAGAGAAACCTTCTTCTAA